One window of the Oceanicaulis sp. genome contains the following:
- the sppA gene encoding signal peptide peptidase SppA, with product MKQFWLSFFGTVAGVITAAVLFCVFIVFAIAGLIASAVQDAENASQTALPSGAVVLELDLRAPRLDQPGLSPFLFAQPLSVTELGLTLDRAAADDQVEAVFVRANPLGMSPGQAEEIRRALARFQASGKPVVAHAQGFEGPAVANYFAVSGADEIWLQDTASFSATGYATETVFFGDLIEQTGAQAEFLQFYEYKSAADPFVSNDYTEAHREATLSWLGSLFDTAVEAAAEDRGIEADRMRALIEQGPYTAERAVEAGLADRLGHLHAARDSALAHAGDGARFVAVEEYARARPARQAGGAVIALIGGEGPIETGAGEAGFAASAVVGSDRLSAAIDAAAEDSQVRAIVLRVESPGGSAIASDQIWDSVVRARAAGKPVVVSMGAVAASGGYYIAAPADRIVANASTLTGSIGVVAGKIVIDGALQRIGVNIEPLSVGGEYATAFSSSTAWTESQRAAFESLAADTYADFTERVAEGRDLPLQRVQEIARGRVWTGAQALELGLVDRIGGLAEAVEEARDLAGIAPGEDVTLKRFPRRPAGLEAFQELFGLTAEGVQALGRLDAVLALPEVQAMLEARASAEHGGVRLESRDAADGAGAP from the coding sequence ATGAAGCAGTTCTGGCTCAGCTTTTTCGGCACCGTGGCGGGGGTGATCACCGCCGCCGTGCTGTTCTGCGTCTTCATCGTTTTCGCGATCGCCGGCCTGATCGCCTCTGCAGTTCAGGACGCCGAGAACGCCAGCCAGACCGCCCTGCCCTCCGGCGCCGTCGTTCTGGAACTCGATCTTCGCGCGCCGCGGCTCGATCAGCCAGGCCTGTCGCCCTTCCTCTTCGCCCAGCCGCTGTCGGTCACCGAGCTCGGCCTGACCCTCGACCGCGCCGCCGCAGACGATCAGGTCGAAGCGGTGTTCGTGCGCGCGAACCCGCTGGGCATGTCGCCGGGCCAGGCCGAGGAGATTCGCCGCGCGCTCGCCCGCTTCCAGGCGTCCGGAAAGCCCGTCGTCGCGCACGCCCAGGGCTTCGAGGGTCCGGCGGTCGCCAATTACTTCGCCGTGTCAGGTGCTGACGAGATCTGGCTTCAGGACACCGCGAGCTTCTCGGCCACCGGATACGCCACCGAGACCGTGTTCTTCGGCGACCTGATCGAGCAGACAGGCGCCCAAGCCGAATTCCTGCAGTTCTATGAGTACAAGAGCGCGGCCGATCCTTTCGTGAGCAACGACTACACCGAGGCGCATCGCGAGGCGACGCTGTCCTGGCTGGGTTCGCTTTTCGACACGGCGGTCGAAGCCGCCGCCGAGGATCGCGGGATCGAGGCGGACCGCATGCGCGCGCTGATCGAACAGGGCCCCTACACGGCAGAGCGCGCCGTCGAGGCGGGGCTGGCCGACCGGCTGGGTCATCTGCACGCCGCCCGCGATTCGGCGCTCGCGCACGCCGGCGACGGGGCTCGATTCGTGGCGGTGGAAGAGTACGCCCGCGCCCGGCCGGCCCGGCAGGCCGGCGGCGCCGTGATCGCGCTCATCGGCGGCGAGGGCCCGATCGAGACCGGAGCTGGCGAGGCCGGTTTCGCGGCGAGCGCAGTCGTGGGCTCGGACCGGCTCAGCGCAGCGATCGACGCCGCCGCTGAGGATTCGCAGGTCCGCGCGATCGTGCTGCGGGTTGAAAGCCCCGGCGGATCAGCGATCGCGTCCGACCAGATCTGGGACTCGGTGGTGCGCGCCCGCGCCGCCGGCAAGCCGGTCGTGGTCTCGATGGGCGCTGTCGCGGCATCGGGCGGGTATTACATCGCCGCGCCGGCCGACCGAATCGTGGCGAACGCCTCCACGCTGACCGGTTCGATCGGCGTCGTCGCCGGCAAGATCGTCATCGACGGCGCGCTGCAACGAATCGGGGTGAACATCGAGCCGCTGTCTGTGGGTGGGGAGTACGCCACCGCGTTCTCCTCTTCCACCGCCTGGACCGAAAGCCAGCGCGCAGCCTTCGAATCGCTCGCCGCAGACACTTATGCAGACTTCACCGAGCGCGTGGCCGAAGGCCGCGATCTGCCGCTGCAGCGCGTGCAGGAGATCGCGCGCGGTCGGGTCTGGACCGGCGCGCAGGCGCTCGAGCTGGGCCTGGTCGACCGGATCGGAGGTCTCGCCGAGGCGGTCGAGGAGGCGCGCGACCTCGCCGGGATCGCGCCGGGTGAAGACGTCACCCTGAAGCGCTTCCCGCGCAGGCCCGCCGGACTCGAGGCGTTTCAGGAGCTGTTCGGCCTGACCGCAGAGGGCGTTCAGGCGCTCGGCCGGCTGGACGCGGTGCTGGCGCTGCCCGAGGTGCAGGCGATGCTCGAGGCGCGCGCCAGCGCGGAGCATGGCGGGGTTCGGCTTGAAAGCCGTGACGCGGCTGACGGCGCGGGCGCCCCCTAA
- a CDS encoding DUF3450 domain-containing protein, with translation MSKKFQAIRMTLAAGATALVCAAGAHAQLDQALQIARQSTQAGAQAQEQIDRLADDADNAERQYLALQEQIEGQRVYLEQQRVFLRSQENELAALQSQLERVGNIERDLTPMMLEMFVALDEFVQQDLPFQMDLRTQRLAEIQEVLGDAGIPPAEKYRLLLNAYEIEASYGRSLRAYTEEVELDGVPVSAEILQIGRVALIRDAGDRLEMLTKDNPEWRSVPGSMAQDVQRAFRIANEVTTPEVFVAPLPGPEAAQ, from the coding sequence ATGTCCAAAAAGTTTCAAGCAATCCGCATGACGCTCGCGGCCGGGGCCACCGCCCTCGTCTGCGCCGCCGGCGCTCACGCCCAACTCGACCAGGCGCTGCAGATCGCGCGCCAGTCGACCCAGGCCGGCGCCCAGGCGCAGGAGCAGATCGACCGTCTGGCGGACGACGCCGACAACGCCGAGCGCCAGTATCTCGCTCTTCAGGAGCAGATCGAAGGCCAGCGCGTGTATCTCGAGCAGCAGCGGGTCTTCCTGCGCTCGCAGGAGAACGAACTCGCCGCGCTGCAAAGCCAGCTCGAGCGGGTGGGCAATATCGAGCGCGACCTGACGCCGATGATGCTCGAGATGTTCGTCGCCCTGGACGAGTTCGTGCAGCAGGACCTGCCCTTCCAGATGGACCTGCGCACCCAGCGTCTCGCTGAGATCCAGGAAGTGCTCGGCGATGCGGGCATCCCGCCGGCCGAAAAGTACCGCCTGCTTCTGAACGCCTATGAGATCGAAGCCTCCTACGGCCGCTCGCTGCGCGCCTACACCGAGGAAGTCGAGCTCGACGGCGTTCCGGTTTCCGCCGAAATCCTTCAGATCGGCCGCGTCGCCCTGATCCGCGACGCCGGCGACCGGCTGGAAATGCTGACCAAGGACAATCCGGAATGGCGTTCGGTCCCGGGCTCGATGGCCCAGGACGTCCAGCGCGCGTTCCGCATCGCCAACGAAGTGACCACCCCGGAAGTGTTCGTGGCTCCGCTGCCCGGACCTGAGGCTGCTCAGTAA